One window of the Archangium primigenium genome contains the following:
- a CDS encoding primary-amine oxidase, giving the protein MSTLTRRILLAGVLSFANLSCAMRSGAAGGVPTRPAPTPLHPLEAFSAAEYTRALHLLRERGHVNEHTLISLAAPWEPSKEELEAFEAGTPVPRRAFVVVHDTARNMTFEARVRLTPPEAVEEWKHVPGVQPSLVTADKELGKALVWKDERWLTAMRRRGLGNPQHIHLDTWAPGPSQDPALKDHRLLRVFPFFKGDSAYAYARPVEGVLALVDLTTRTVVDVIDGDVVPVPQDAGAFDAASVGPPSPRPRPIVMTHPEGVNFTVTGNEVRWQNWRFRVEAHPREGAVLHQVTYADGGRERKVLHRLSLSEMVVPYGDPGETWSWRSAFDVGEYGFGNHVGPLDPGVDVPAGAAFLPAIGSNGAGEVLETPRALALYERDGGILWKHYDTDAKRNESRRGIELVVAYGVAVANYDYLLAYVFKQDGSIAVDVQLTGIMLAKGVRPESGHAGHAGHDPFGHKVAEGVLAVHHQHFFSFRLDLDVDGRRNSLLEMNTRSLPMGAANPLGNAFAMDMEPLASEARAQRDMNLASARRWLIQNPQEHNTLGMPTGFALVPGENTVPFAAPENLSRRRAGFIDHHFWATRYAPGELNAAGAYPNQSRGGDGLPTWVKDDQSLVGEDVVVWYTLGVTHTPRPEEWPVMPVAHAGFHLLPVGFFARNPALALPRVSMDPASP; this is encoded by the coding sequence ATGTCGACGTTGACGAGGCGCATCCTGCTCGCGGGCGTACTGTCCTTCGCGAATCTGTCGTGTGCCATGCGGTCCGGAGCGGCCGGGGGCGTTCCCACGCGGCCCGCGCCCACGCCGCTCCATCCGCTGGAGGCCTTCTCGGCGGCGGAGTACACGCGGGCCCTCCACCTGCTGCGCGAGCGGGGTCACGTGAACGAGCACACGCTCATTTCCCTGGCCGCGCCCTGGGAACCCTCCAAGGAAGAGCTCGAGGCCTTCGAGGCGGGGACGCCCGTGCCCCGCCGCGCTTTCGTGGTGGTCCATGACACCGCGCGGAACATGACCTTCGAGGCGCGGGTCCGGCTGACGCCCCCCGAGGCCGTGGAGGAGTGGAAGCACGTGCCCGGCGTGCAGCCCTCGCTGGTCACCGCGGACAAGGAACTGGGCAAGGCCCTGGTGTGGAAGGACGAGCGCTGGCTCACCGCCATGCGCCGACGGGGGTTGGGCAATCCTCAGCACATCCACCTGGACACCTGGGCACCCGGGCCTTCCCAGGACCCCGCGCTCAAGGACCATCGGCTGCTGCGTGTCTTTCCCTTCTTCAAGGGCGACAGCGCCTATGCCTATGCGCGGCCCGTGGAGGGCGTGCTCGCGCTCGTGGACCTCACCACGCGCACGGTGGTGGACGTCATCGATGGGGACGTCGTCCCCGTGCCCCAGGACGCCGGGGCCTTCGACGCGGCCTCCGTCGGTCCGCCGAGCCCCCGTCCCCGGCCCATCGTCATGACCCATCCGGAGGGGGTGAACTTCACGGTGACGGGCAACGAGGTGCGCTGGCAGAACTGGCGCTTCCGCGTGGAGGCCCATCCGCGGGAGGGCGCGGTGCTCCACCAGGTGACCTACGCGGACGGAGGGCGGGAGCGCAAGGTGCTCCACCGGCTGTCCCTGTCCGAGATGGTGGTGCCCTATGGCGACCCCGGGGAGACGTGGTCCTGGCGGAGCGCCTTCGACGTGGGCGAGTACGGCTTCGGCAACCATGTCGGACCGCTGGACCCGGGCGTGGATGTGCCCGCCGGTGCCGCGTTCCTGCCGGCCATCGGGAGCAACGGCGCGGGCGAGGTCCTCGAGACCCCCCGCGCGCTCGCCCTCTACGAGCGCGATGGCGGCATCCTGTGGAAGCACTACGACACCGACGCGAAGCGCAACGAGTCCCGGCGGGGCATCGAGCTGGTGGTGGCCTATGGGGTGGCGGTCGCCAACTACGACTACCTCCTGGCCTATGTCTTCAAGCAGGACGGCTCCATCGCGGTCGACGTCCAGCTCACGGGCATCATGCTGGCCAAGGGCGTGCGGCCCGAGTCCGGCCACGCGGGGCACGCGGGGCATGATCCGTTCGGCCACAAGGTGGCCGAGGGCGTCCTCGCCGTCCATCACCAGCACTTCTTCAGCTTCCGGCTCGATCTGGATGTGGACGGGCGCCGCAACTCCCTCCTGGAGATGAACACGCGCTCGCTGCCCATGGGCGCGGCCAACCCCCTGGGCAATGCCTTCGCCATGGACATGGAGCCCCTGGCCAGCGAGGCCCGCGCCCAGCGCGACATGAACCTGGCGAGCGCGCGGCGGTGGTTGATCCAGAACCCCCAGGAGCACAACACGCTGGGAATGCCCACGGGCTTCGCGCTGGTTCCGGGCGAGAACACCGTCCCCTTCGCCGCGCCGGAGAACCTCTCGCGCAGGCGCGCGGGCTTCATCGACCACCACTTCTGGGCCACGCGCTACGCGCCGGGCGAGCTGAATGCCGCCGGGGCCTATCCCAATCAGAGCCGGGGCGGGGACGGTCTGCCCACCTGGGTGAAGGACGATCAGTCCCTGGTCGGCGAGGACGTGGTGGTCTGGTACACGCTGGGCGTGACGCACACGCCGCGCCCCGAGGAGTGGCCGGTCATGCCCGTGGCCCACGCGGGCTTCCACCTGCTGCCCGTGGGCTTCTTCGCGCGCAATCCCGCCCTGGCGCTGCCCCGGGTGTCCATGGATCCCGCGTCCCCGTAG
- a CDS encoding cysteine desulfurase-like protein, producing the protein MTSPFAEHFPALRLDFSYLDNAAGAQVPARCIDAISGYLSTGSCNVNQPYGVSVRTTELKARARAATAEFLGCQPDEVMLGTSATALSFQLARAFSRLFQPGDEVVISELEHESNASPWRDLEAQGVGVRLWRAHWPEGRLELADLRALLTPRTRLVALTAASNAVGTVPDVAGAAALARAVGAWTLVDAVHASPHLLPDVRAWGADFALMSPYKVFGPHLGCLYVRRDLLARLPADKLWFVPDDSVQKFEPGTAPHELLAGWLGSLDYVREVLGDGVPGRAGLERAFRRIVALEQPLLESTLERLLAHPRVRLYGIAEPQGRVATFCFNVPGRTPRAVAEHLARHGVGVAAGHYYSTMTAQALGLMPEGAVRVSLLHYNSARDVERLMDALNRLP; encoded by the coding sequence ATGACCTCCCCCTTCGCCGAGCATTTCCCCGCCTTGCGGCTGGACTTCAGCTACCTGGACAACGCGGCGGGGGCGCAGGTGCCCGCGCGGTGCATCGACGCCATCTCCGGCTACCTGTCCACGGGCAGCTGCAACGTGAACCAGCCGTATGGGGTCTCGGTGCGCACCACGGAGCTCAAGGCCCGGGCGCGCGCCGCGACGGCCGAGTTCCTCGGCTGCCAGCCCGACGAGGTGATGCTGGGCACGAGCGCGACGGCCCTGTCCTTCCAGCTCGCGCGGGCCTTCTCGCGGCTGTTCCAACCGGGCGACGAGGTCGTCATCTCGGAGCTGGAGCACGAGTCCAACGCGAGCCCCTGGCGGGACCTGGAGGCCCAGGGCGTGGGCGTGCGGCTGTGGCGGGCGCACTGGCCCGAGGGGCGGCTGGAGCTGGCGGACCTGCGCGCGCTGCTCACGCCGCGCACGCGGCTGGTGGCGCTCACGGCGGCCTCCAACGCGGTGGGCACGGTGCCGGACGTGGCCGGAGCGGCGGCGCTGGCGCGCGCGGTGGGCGCCTGGACGCTGGTGGACGCGGTGCACGCCAGCCCGCACCTGCTGCCGGACGTGAGGGCCTGGGGCGCGGACTTCGCGCTGATGTCTCCGTACAAGGTCTTCGGGCCGCACCTGGGCTGTCTGTACGTGCGGCGGGACCTGCTGGCGCGGCTGCCGGCGGACAAGCTGTGGTTCGTGCCCGACGACAGCGTGCAGAAGTTCGAGCCGGGAACGGCGCCCCATGAGCTGCTCGCGGGGTGGTTGGGCTCCTTGGACTACGTGCGCGAGGTGCTCGGGGACGGGGTGCCCGGACGCGCGGGTCTGGAGCGGGCCTTCCGCCGCATCGTGGCCCTGGAGCAGCCGCTGCTGGAGTCCACCCTGGAGCGGCTCCTCGCCCATCCCCGGGTGCGGCTCTACGGCATCGCCGAGCCCCAGGGACGCGTGGCCACGTTCTGCTTCAACGTCCCGGGGCGCACGCCCCGCGCGGTGGCCGAGCACCTGGCCCGGCACGGCGTGGGCGTGGCGGCCGGGCACTACTACTCCACGATGACGGCCCAGGCGCTGGGGCTGATGCCCGAGGGCGCCGTGCGCGTCTCGCTGCTGCACTACAACAGCGCGCGGGACGTGGAGCGCCTCATGGATGCGTTGAACCGTCTGCCCTGA
- a CDS encoding gamma-glutamylcyclotransferase: MNDLLRSPGELAASLDKALAAAPHDAARTDSWLFVYGSMLEAPPFTPVERRLATLEGWTRRFCLADPKMRGTARHPGLSLGLVRGRSCRGIAYRLSARTVREELFRVWEREMTLPFYVPCWLETWTTEGGIPVLTFCTDPVGPLHEPTPEPGAMLQRLATCEGESGPNADYLEETVQQLAEAGIPDADLAQLAERVRAARAVLVPSGR; encoded by the coding sequence TTGAATGACTTGCTGCGCAGCCCGGGTGAGCTCGCCGCCTCGCTCGACAAGGCGCTGGCCGCCGCCCCCCATGACGCCGCCCGGACGGACTCCTGGTTGTTCGTCTACGGCTCCATGCTGGAGGCGCCGCCCTTCACGCCCGTGGAGCGGCGGCTCGCGACCCTCGAGGGCTGGACGCGGCGCTTCTGCCTCGCGGATCCGAAGATGCGGGGCACCGCGCGGCACCCTGGGTTGAGCTTGGGACTCGTGCGGGGGCGGAGCTGTCGGGGCATCGCCTACCGGCTGTCCGCGCGCACCGTGCGCGAGGAGCTGTTCCGGGTCTGGGAGCGCGAGATGACGCTGCCCTTCTACGTGCCGTGCTGGCTCGAGACCTGGACGACCGAAGGCGGCATTCCCGTGCTGACGTTCTGTACGGATCCCGTGGGCCCGCTGCATGAGCCCACCCCCGAGCCGGGCGCGATGCTCCAACGCCTCGCCACGTGCGAGGGGGAGAGCGGCCCGAACGCCGACTACCTCGAGGAGACCGTCCAGCAGCTCGCCGAGGCGGGCATTCCCGATGCGGACCTGGCCCAGCTGGCCGAGCGGGTCCGCGCCGCGCGCGCCGTCCTCGTTCCCTCCGGGCGGTGA
- a CDS encoding AAA family ATPase: protein MAISQLEVSGYRSVRKLVLPLERLTVVVGPNGSGKTNLYRALYLLCAAAQGQLTRVLADEGGVPSVLWAGAREKKPARLTVGVTLDGLAYELSLGPVPTGPLDPSFFILDPEVKEEHLWALEARRKLVLMERKDRSAFLRDGEGQRVAFPLTLWSGESVLAQLAEPHRFPRLSELQGTLRQWRFYHHFRTDPDAPQRSPQVGVRTPVLAHDGRDLAAALQTIVEIGDAAGLERAITEAFPGARLEIQATEGRFGLWLHQAGLARALSARELSDGTLRYLCLLAALLSPRPPEFLVLNEPETSLHPELLGPLARLLVDASQRSQICVTTHADALSEALARSGRSTSVRLRKVQGATELVRADEEES from the coding sequence CTCGGGGTACCGCTCGGTGCGCAAGCTGGTGCTGCCCCTGGAGCGGCTCACCGTGGTGGTGGGGCCCAATGGCAGTGGCAAGACGAACCTCTACCGGGCGCTGTACCTGCTGTGCGCGGCGGCTCAGGGGCAGCTCACGCGCGTGCTCGCGGACGAGGGCGGCGTGCCCAGCGTGCTGTGGGCGGGCGCGCGGGAGAAGAAGCCCGCCCGGCTCACCGTGGGCGTCACGCTGGACGGGCTGGCATACGAGCTGAGCCTGGGTCCCGTGCCGACCGGTCCCCTGGACCCGAGCTTCTTCATCCTCGACCCCGAGGTGAAGGAGGAGCACCTGTGGGCGCTGGAGGCGCGCCGCAAGCTGGTGCTCATGGAGCGCAAGGACCGCTCGGCCTTCCTGCGTGACGGCGAGGGGCAGCGGGTGGCCTTCCCGCTGACGCTCTGGTCGGGCGAGTCGGTGCTCGCGCAACTGGCCGAGCCGCACCGCTTCCCTCGGCTGTCGGAGCTCCAGGGCACGCTCCGGCAGTGGCGCTTCTACCATCACTTCCGCACGGACCCCGACGCGCCCCAGCGCTCGCCTCAAGTGGGCGTGCGCACGCCCGTGCTCGCGCATGACGGTCGGGACCTGGCGGCGGCGCTCCAGACCATCGTGGAGATCGGCGACGCGGCCGGACTGGAGCGCGCCATCACCGAGGCCTTTCCCGGCGCGCGGCTGGAGATTCAAGCCACCGAGGGCCGCTTCGGTCTCTGGCTCCACCAGGCGGGCCTCGCGCGTGCGCTGTCGGCGCGGGAGTTGTCCGACGGCACCCTGCGCTACCTCTGTTTGCTGGCGGCGCTCCTCAGTCCCCGTCCTCCGGAGTTCCTCGTCCTCAACGAGCCGGAGACGAGCCTGCACCCGGAGCTGCTCGGCCCGCTGGCCCGGCTCCTGGTGGATGCCTCCCAGCGGAGCCAGATCTGCGTGACGACGCATGCGGACGCCTTGTCCGAGGCCCTGGCCCGGAGCGGACGGAGCACCTCCGTGCGGCTGCGCAAGGTGCAGGGCGCCACCGAGCTCGTTCGCGCCGACGAGGAGGAGTCGTGA